A single Anopheles funestus chromosome 2RL, idAnoFuneDA-416_04, whole genome shotgun sequence DNA region contains:
- the LOC125763889 gene encoding uncharacterized protein LOC125763889 isoform X1 gives MNRQSDGGAKVLVNAYAGCSSNKAEAGRAKSKKSSVQSKNVPDSRGSTTAGSNGAGISSSASTTSSTGGGGFQSFFRWFRRDESRAIARSASGSAVTPELHDRSAQPRQQRQQRSQRSMVQQSDAAASIGRISLTNGAADATTPGSGTIASRRTIDSTSSKNSTTTTGDSVSQSASNGTHSSSPSPGPVIDCNNLSKSSSCDSILSTATNGFAFVPPNCYEAVLAKGNPEIRRTIQPGPYTDSYKRRCSERDRARELDRKYELTLRKKYRLFASLRESPAKDQRDATLTRENQRTVYTDLSLPTTTGTKPSNTLEIGAIRQEFSSVGEYHKIDDPSSRRHRRTVSDSSKDRRAGAYVHVKGKRRAPPPPPLSLDRSDTGSSSTSTLTRSCCTPNYRTLSPGSTLSRKKRPAPAPPVTPTTPTLNEASSSTSLLEDREIKAIIEGRPLSLLAKEQTTEPEPCIIMPLPFIRPLSPLPNIAEERAPPGGLTEEQKQQLIDNIRKVQSQASAAPNTPPTPTPNTDDPCDVMKMEEQFNRANGTRSPIHDYLYAEAIASAKTNAVQTTPPQLQPPTSPISPRPWYKRPISGIRQQESSLPFKRDIILKTIDKRKAGNGKHTKDTADDLPEVGYCRNSMLHQDSATNANSSSPSSSLAGGVGKFNLFAKITEKSDDTKRRERDAEKRRSAIGIPSISELDREAAEIVHNEYRCNGTDTKTQSLEGQQMGDKQKSAKELISKFEATSVPVAGKVTVSSSFVARRDYFGMEIPTASPVSPTNSSTNQSVTVNSSNSEKLIVTQSTTNSPQEIQSQPAPTNGLAKTGSDKNLLGLWTCPYCTLENPNWRIICEACERIKPYDSKLSILEEPPLRPNHPLKRPIPDAKRVQPPANQTTSAIVQNGGEDLDRKTERVLKYFMPKPLAAPATNGTLLVNGNGDDRASIIQRKPSYGQTKPLASPKMGVKSLLNRVPHPEIGTGALYRNFNAIPENYHNGGAGNDSTNKFDDQKLKESHGVSNVAPLASPEPTTEKNDAVYGVLNKPYSPKDRVNIEEIRNARIARFGAIVEPELNHEPVPLDKEIITPKTKEQQDHEALEKEKERLREMIRAMNAKALAEKYPVIQKPPSNSGNNNTLKRDSPLLQRKNGLTSGIPISTKNLSPVPPRKTGSPLLARKSAAPLTIPEDGMRKEQAVVTSAPTVDITPASSPNTGAIRKTSFPRRTGDVGDIKLSSPAEGKIINQDSLRGTIPETVAEINQQPSVTGSTLVLTNDIQSMHYEPMDEHQFVRAAGSGQRHGQSNEMSSIPRPSGVPLSPRLQDRHRKSLMEKQQQHDEKLKQLSVQLRSQQGVDRFRSTLLYSPNSISRTGTLALNKLLRNLEQAIGEGAHDRAAELAMDLAKMKVSLSVTRQSPTRPNSTTSGSLTDISLNVFIDDKVSHKGPMRMTLGGFATLAQLKAKLYNEYQIPVAVQRWRCDDQPLEDDARTLYDYGIQTSDRTLFVYIVQPPVPARDHKPPLLLQQSFSNAEVKLLSVSSESDGEHSDTQNDETVLGATALPTAAPRGSATKPKSEPIVKDTSSNSDAGWACPMCTLINPLDRPGCAACSEARPVRYKASSPSEQITITPEDLTRFLDQQPPLAPGRKTKEPTMHVQLRNPPIETRNDLNRISSNRKSSDIFNILHEEGKSFTTGSVVTASKHPAVVQQPAAPVPKPRTSDLIRPEHIQVPEQNRIVMTALATHRSPNITRSQYRGVDNFNPNSSGMVKPERPIITTASPIVRAVLLKSSSGDKTPAVRFGRNGLALPEDGTEVTPNHYTELVNLDNADLIANIEPFECPICFGAFQPYEGIVLRDCLHSFCKQCLISTIQYSEDAAIRCPYSDAVYSCESVIQQREIKALVSKELYEAHLAKSIQQAESTIDNTFHCRTPNCRGWCIYEDNVNQFKCPVCRIVNCLTCRVIHDGLDCKQYQDRMNSDCDTNLEARRTKAMLQEMIEKGEALNCPTCQVIVMKKWGCDWLKCSMCKTEICWVTRGHRWGPAGKGDTTGGCRCGINGIKCHPKCNYCH, from the exons ATGAACCGCCAATCCGATGGTGGTGCCAAAGTGCTTGTGAACGCGTACGCCGGGTGTAGCAGCAACAAGGCAGAAGCCGGCCGGGCCAAGTCGAAAAAGTCGTCAGTGCAG TCCAAAAATGTTCCTGACTCCCGCGGTTCGACAACGGCGGGTAGTAACGGTGCCGGCATTAGCAGTTCTGCCTCGACCACTTCGTCTACCGGTGGTGGCGGCTTTCAGTCATTCTTCCGCTGGTTCCGACGGGATGAGTCACGAGCGATCGCACGCAGTGCCAGCGGTTCAGCGGTTACACCGGAACTGCATGACAGAAGTGCTCAGCCACGCCAACAACGACAGCAACGTTCCCAGCGCTCTATGGTGCAACAGTCGGATGCTGCTGCTAGCATAGGACGGATCTCCTTAACGAACGGAGCAGCCGACGCTACTACGCCCGGAAGTGGTACGATTGCGAGCCGGCGCACGATAGACAGCACGAGCAGCAAGAACTCAACCACTACGACAGGGGATAGCGTTAGTCAGTCAGCAAGTAATGGTACGCACAGTTCTTCGCCGAGCCCTGGACCGGTGATTGACTGTAACAACCTTTCGAAGAGTTCGAGCTGTGACAGTATTCTCAGTACAGCCACCAACGGGTTCGCATTTGTGCCTCCGAACTGCTACGAAGCGGTACTCGCGAAAGGTAATCCCGAGATTCGTCGCACGATACAGCCCGGTCCGTACACCGACAGCTACAAGCGACGTTGCTCCGAGCGAGACCGTGCCCGAGAGCTTGATCGTAAGTACGAGCTAACGTTGCGCAAAAAGTATCGGCTGTTTGCAAGTCTCCGGGAAAGTCCGGCGAAAGATCAGCGGGACGCAACACTTACACGAGAAAATCAGCGTACGGTATACACGGATCTTAGTTTACCGACAACGACTGGAACTAAACCATCGAACACTCTAGAGATCGGAGCTATTCGACAAGAGTTTTCTTCCGTTGGAGAATATCATAAGATCGACGATCCTTCCAGTCGACGACACCGACGCACGGTAAGTGACAGTTCGAAAGATCGTCGTGCTGGCGCTTACGTGCACGTGAAAGGTAAAAGACGTGCtccgccaccgccaccactaTCACTCGATCGATCCGATACGGGATCGTCATCTACGAGCACACTTACACGCTCCTGTTGTACGCCCAACTATCGGACACTATCTCCTGGATCGACACTATCGCGCAAGAAACGCCCTGCACCGGCTCCACCAGTAACTCCAACGACTCCCACACTTAACGAAGCATCTTCCAGCACAAGCCTTCTGGAGGATCGAGAGATCAAGGCGATCATCGAAGGTCGGCCACTGTCATTGCTGGCAAAAGAACAAACCACCGAGCCAGAACCGTGCATCATAATGCCGCTACCTTTCATTAGGCCACTTTCTCCGCTGCCTAACATTGCGGAAGAACGTGCACCACCCGGGGGACTGACGGAGGAGCAAAAGCAACAGCTTATCGATAATATCCGTAAGGTTCAGTCTCAAGCTTCGGCTGCACCGAATACACCACCAACACCTACGCCTAACACAGACGATCCTTGcgatgtgatgaaaatggagGAACAGTTTAACAGAGCAAACGGAACACGCTCCCCAATCCATGACTATCTGTACGCGGAAGCTATTGCCAGTGCGAAAACGAACGCTGTACAGACGACACCTCCACAGCTCCAACCACCAACATCGCCAATCTCCCCGAGACCATGGTACAAACGACCAATATCAGGTATTCGGCAGCAGGAAAGCTCGCTACCCTTTAAGCGggacataattttaaaaacgatCGACAAACGGAAAGCAGGCAATGGGAAGCACACGAAGGATACCGCTGACGATCTGCCGGAAGTGGGATATTGTAGGAACTCAATGTTGCACCAAGATTCGGCTACAAACGCCAACAGCAGTAGTCCATCATCTTCCCTTGCCGGTGGTGTGGGGAAGTTTAACCTGTTCGCAAAGATTACGGAAAAGTCGGACGACACCAAAAGACGCGAACGCGATGCGGAGAAACGACGTTCAGCCATCGGAATACCTAGCATTAGTGAGCTAGACCGTGAGGCGGCTGAAATCGTGCACAACGAGTACCGATGTAATGGAACGGATACTAAAACACAGTCTTTGGAAGGACAACAAATGGGTGATAAGCAGAAGTCAGCCAAAGAATTGATATCAAAGTTTGAGGCGACGAGTGTACCTGTGGCAGGGAAGGTAACCGTGAGCAGTTCCTTCGTTGCGAGGCGAGATTATTTCGGCATGGAAATTCCCACAGCGTCTCCAGTGTCTCCAACCAATTCGTCCACGAATCAATCAGTTACTGTAAACTCATCGAATAGTGAGAAACTTATCGTAACGCAATCGACCACAAACAGTCCTCAGGAGATTCAGAGTCAGCCTGCGCCCACGAATGGGCTAGCCAAAACGGGTAGCGACAAGAATTTGCTTGGTTTATGGACATGCCCGTACTGTACACTGGAGAATCCTAACTGGCGCATTATTTGTGAAGCGTGTGAGCGTATAAAACCATACGACAGTAAGCTTAGCATTCTCGAGGAACCTCCGCTTCGACCAAACCATCCTTTAAAGCGTCCTATTCCTGATGCTAAAAGGGTACAACCGCCAGCAAATCAAACGACATCTGCTATAGTTCAAAATGGCGGTGAAGATTTGGATAGGAAAACGGAGCGAGTGTTAAAGTACTTTATGCCAAAGCCACTGGCAGCACCGGCCACCAATGGTACACTGTTGGTAAATGGAAACGGTGATGATCGAGCGTCGATAATACAGCGAAAGCCTAGCTACGGTCAAACGAAACCACTCGCCTCTCCTAAGATGGGGGTTAAAAGTCTGCTGAATCGTGTTCCGCATCCAGAAATCGGTACAGGTGCGTTGTATCGCAACTTTAACGCCATTCCAGAGAACTACCATAATGGTGGTGCTGGAAATGATAGCACCAACAAGTTTGACGATCAAAAGCTAAAAGAAAGCCACGGTGTCAGCAACGTAGCTCCGCTAGCTTCACCAGAACCTACCACAGAAAAGAATGATGCGGTGTACGGTGTGTTAAATAAACCATACTCACCGAAAGATCGAGtaaatattgaagaaataCGTAATGCACGAATAGCGCGATTCGGAGCAATCGTGGAGCCCGAACTCAACCACGAACCAGTTCCGTTGGATAAGGAAATAATTACACCGAAAACCAAAGAACAGCAAGATCACGAAGCGCtcgagaaggaaaaggaacgCCTGCGGGAGATGATTCGCGCGATGAACGCGAAAGCCTTGGCAGAGAAGTATCCCGTGATACAGAAACCACCCAGTAACAGTGGTAACAACAATACTCTCAAGCGGGATTCGCCTTTGTTACAGCGGAAAAATGGTCTTACCTCGGGAATTCCCATCAGCACCAAGAATCTTAGTCCTGTTCCGCCGCGAAAAACGGGAAGTCCGCTACTCGCACGCAAATCTGCTGCACCTCTCACCATACCCGAGGATGGAATGAGAAAGGAACAGGCCGTGGTAACGTCTGCACCGACAGTAGACATAACTCCTGCCTCTTCTCCCAATACTGGGGCAATAAGGAAGACATCCTTCCCGAGGCGTACCGGTGATGTCGGTGATATTAAATTGTCTTCGCCGGCGGAGGGTAAGATCATCAATCAGGATAGTTTGCGAGGAACCATTCCGGAGACGGTGGCTGAGATTAACCAACAACCATCTGTAACCGGATCGACGTTAGTACTCACCAACGACATACAGAGTATGCATTACGAACCAATGGATGAACATCAGTTCGTACGTGCCGCTGGAAGCGGACAGCGTCATGGTCAAAGTAACGAGATGAGTTCTATTCCCAGACCTTCCGGTGTTCCATTATCGCCTCGACTGCAAGATCGCCACCGGAAGTCGTTAAtggaaaaacagcaacaacacgaCGAAAAGTTGAAACAATTATCCGTTCAGTTACGATCACAACAGGGTGTTGATCGATTCCGAAGCACATTACTGTACTCACCGAATAGCATCAGCCGCACAGGTACGTTAGCGTTGAATAAGCTGCTGCGTAATCTGGAACAAGCCATTGGCGAGGGAGCGCACGATCGCGCAGCTGAATTAGCGATGGATTTGGCCAAAATGAAGGTGTCCCTGTCGGTGACGAGGCAAAGTCCTACTCGTCCAAATTCTACCACGTCCGGAAGTTTGACTGATATAAG CCTGAATGTTTTCATTGATGATAAGGTGTCACACAAAGGACCAATGCGTATGACGTTGGGTGGGTTCGCAACACTTGCCCAGCTGAAAGCAAAGCTATACAACGAATACCAGATTCCGGTGGCAGTCCAACGCTGGCGTTGTGATGATCAACCGCTTGAAGATGACGCTAGGACACTCTATGATTATGGTATACAAACGAGTGATCGTACACTGTTTGTGTATATAGTGCAACCACCCGTTCCGGCTAGAGATCACAAACCCCCTTTATTACTGCAGCAAAGTTTCAGCAATGCCGAGGTAAAGCTCCTGTCCGTATCCTCCGAATCTGATGGTGAGCATTCAGATACACAGAACGATGAAACCGTTCTTG GAGCAACAGCATTACCTACAGCTGCACCAAGAGGATCGGCTACTAAACCAAAAAGCGAACCTATTGTGAAGGATACTTCCTCCAACAGTGATGCCGGATGGGCCTGTCCAATGTGCACATTAATTAATCCACTCGACCGACCCGGATGTGCGGCATGTTCCGAGGCACGACCCGTTCGTTATAAAGCTTCCTCTCCATCCGAGCAGATCACAATCACTCCCGAAGATTTAACACGCTTCCTCGACCAGCAACCGCCGCTCGCACCGGGACGAAAGACGAAAGAACCGACAATGCACGTTCAGTTAAGAAACCCCCCTATAGAGACACGAAACGATCTAAACCGTATCTCCTCTAATCGGAAATCTTCGGACATATTTAACATTCTGCACGAAGAAGGCAAATCGTTCACCACGGGTTCTGTTGTAACGGCTAGCAAGCATCCGGCAGTGGTACAGCAGCCTGCAGCACCAGTTCCGAAACCACGCACAAGTGATCTGATACGACCAGAGCATATTCAGGTGCCGGAACAAAATCGAATCGTTATGACAGCGTTGGCAACACACCGAAGTCCCAATATTACCCGTAGTCAGTATCGTGGGGTGGATAATTTTAATCCTAACTCGAGTGGTATGGTTAAACCAGAACGACCCATCATAACGACGGCTAGTCCGATTGTGCGGGCGGTACTATTGAAAAGTTCCTCGGGTGACAAAACGCCAGCAGTTCGATTCGGTCGCAATGGACTTGCGCTGCCGGAAGATGGGACGGAGGTAACGCCTAATCACTACACGGAACTAGTCAATCTCGATAATGCGGATCTGATTGCGAACATTGAACCGTTCGAGTGTCCGATCTGCTTCGGTGCGTTCCAACCGTACGAAGGCATTGTGCTGCGTGATTGTCTGCATTCGTTCTGCAAACAGTGTCTGATCAGCACGATCCAGTACAGTGAGGATGCTGCGATACGTTGCCCGTACAGTGACGCCGTATACAGCTGTGAAAGTGTTATACAG CAACGCGAAATTAAAGCTCTTGTCAGCAAGGAACTGTACGAGGCCCATCTTGCAAAATCAATCCAACAGGCGGAAAGCACTATCGACAACACGTTCCACTGTCGGACGCCGAACTGTCGCGGATGGTGCATCTACGAGGATAATGTTAATCAGTTCAAGTGTCCCGTTTGTAGGATCGTTAACTGTCTTACTTGTCGG GTTATTCATGATGGGCTCGATTGTAAACAGTACCAGGACCGCATGAACAGTGACTGTGATACTAACTTAGAAGCGCGACGGACCAAAGCAATGCTGCAGGAGATGATCGAGAAGGGTGAAGCGCTTAACTGCCCCACGTGTCAG